The Brasilonema sennae CENA114 genome includes a region encoding these proteins:
- the cobJ gene encoding precorrin-3B C(17)-methyltransferase, whose amino-acid sequence MTKIPPAVIILGNNSIPVAKKIISVLPGAQLYGLAGRTYDVDVSFTEFGTTLRELFAHGTPIIGICATGILIRTLAPLLANKREEPPVLAVAEDGSAVVPLLGGLNGVNSLARQIAVVLNVKPAITTTGDIRFGIALEDPPLGYRLANPDDAKSFMSDLLAGNSVRLEGSAPWLKNSALPIAEDATRVIQITEKQVVSISTRLVYHPATVAIGVTFVNPSLPKGERGSSEEIAFVQQMLVDAELASASVAGVFASTVDAANPVLQEIADALNVPIRFFTPDEIVGVMSQNNTVDVARLQQGAEPLRAIALALTASSGQLVMQRQTSDFSCAIAIALSPSPININTTGRPRGRLVVIGTGPGGSNWMSPEVKDVLRNATDLVGYSTYLELVGSLGKDKRWHESDNREEIARARVALDLAAEGRFVAVVSSGDPGIYAMAAAVFEVLEKEAKPEWQGIEIQVAPGISAMQAAAAKIGAPLGHDFCTISLSDILKPWSIIEQRITAAAQADFVIAFYNPVSKQRTWQLAEAKNILLRYRHPDTPVVLARNLGRNGESVQVCTLENLVPELADMRTVILVGSSKTQTITRCDGSVWVYTPRRYDEDKIL is encoded by the coding sequence ATGACAAAAATTCCGCCTGCTGTGATAATTCTGGGTAACAACAGTATCCCCGTGGCAAAAAAAATTATCAGCGTCTTGCCAGGAGCACAGTTGTACGGGTTGGCTGGTCGCACTTATGATGTGGATGTCAGTTTTACTGAATTTGGAACGACACTGCGAGAATTATTTGCTCATGGAACACCAATCATTGGCATTTGTGCGACAGGTATTCTGATCAGAACCCTTGCGCCACTACTTGCCAATAAGCGAGAAGAACCTCCAGTTCTTGCAGTTGCTGAAGATGGTAGTGCAGTGGTGCCACTTTTGGGTGGACTCAATGGTGTCAATTCGCTGGCACGCCAAATTGCTGTTGTACTGAATGTCAAACCCGCTATTACAACCACGGGTGATATTCGTTTTGGCATCGCGCTAGAAGATCCCCCTTTAGGCTACCGTTTAGCTAACCCGGATGACGCCAAATCCTTCATGTCTGACTTACTAGCGGGAAACTCGGTGAGGTTGGAGGGCAGTGCACCTTGGTTGAAGAATAGTGCGTTACCTATTGCTGAGGATGCAACAAGAGTTATACAAATTACTGAAAAGCAAGTTGTTTCTATATCAACTCGTCTTGTTTATCATCCCGCTACTGTAGCGATTGGGGTAACCTTTGTTAATCCCAGCTTACCAAAAGGAGAAAGAGGAAGTTCTGAGGAAATCGCTTTTGTGCAGCAAATGCTGGTTGATGCTGAGTTAGCTTCAGCATCTGTTGCAGGAGTCTTCGCCAGTACTGTTGATGCTGCCAATCCAGTTTTACAAGAAATTGCCGATGCCCTCAATGTGCCAATTCGCTTCTTTACTCCAGACGAAATTGTTGGTGTGATGTCACAAAATAATACTGTAGATGTGGCTCGGCTCCAGCAGGGAGCCGAGCCCTTGCGGGCGATCGCTCTAGCTTTAACCGCTTCCTCCGGGCAGTTGGTGATGCAACGGCAAACATCTGACTTTAGTTGTGCGATAGCGATCGCCCTCTCACCCTCACCCATCAATATCAACACCACAGGTAGACCACGCGGTCGATTGGTAGTCATTGGCACAGGTCCTGGAGGAAGCAATTGGATGTCCCCAGAAGTCAAGGATGTTTTACGTAATGCCACTGATTTAGTTGGTTATTCTACTTACTTGGAATTAGTTGGTTCTTTGGGCAAAGATAAAAGGTGGCATGAGTCTGACAACCGGGAAGAAATTGCACGGGCACGAGTAGCGCTAGATTTAGCAGCAGAAGGACGTTTTGTGGCGGTAGTCTCTTCTGGTGATCCTGGTATTTATGCTATGGCTGCAGCAGTGTTTGAAGTGCTTGAGAAGGAGGCAAAGCCAGAATGGCAAGGTATCGAAATTCAGGTAGCACCTGGTATTTCCGCGATGCAAGCAGCAGCAGCCAAGATTGGTGCCCCCCTAGGTCATGACTTCTGCACCATCTCCTTGTCTGATATCTTAAAGCCGTGGTCAATTATCGAACAGCGAATCACTGCCGCTGCACAAGCAGATTTCGTGATTGCCTTTTACAATCCAGTGTCAAAGCAGCGCACTTGGCAACTGGCAGAGGCAAAAAATATACTACTGCGTTACAGACATCCTGATACTCCAGTCGTGCTTGCCCGCAACCTTGGTAGAAATGGAGAATCTGTTCAGGTTTGCACTTTGGAAAACTTAGTACCAGAACTCGCTGATATGCGGACAGTCATTCTTGTGGGGTCAAGCAAAACCCAGACGATCACGCGGTGCGATGGTAGCGTCTGGGTTTATACTCCTCGTCGTTACGATGAAGATAAGATTTTATGA
- a CDS encoding tyrosinase family protein produces the protein MKIHKSIKAVIISCIVAVLVVFGTPAFSHNVEHRDHKQVLNQVQGDSSDTKLTVAYHNSAIDEINSAHSDLAPPNEKLLISRNKAYAIRKNVVDLTQEEKQAFVDAVRALKNTVPEGSSISIYDQFVAVHVEAMGLMSSEAQGPAAGHDGAHESSLLLPWHREFIHRFEKALQSVNPNVTLPYWDWTDPKALEVIFQDEFLGANGQGVTLSIPGLGDVQGGPVASGPFSAANGWILNPNLHIKPSGETLGEVLLRFLQAPPVNTYPIPKEDLDQILAVDDYDRLRQGLEGFYKSDSQGQLTIRGVFMHNYMHGLVGGGSFDFTTGQLNPLGTMASIISSPYDPVFWLIHSNLDRLWAEWQANGHAGPNYYPASGGHYGENLNDRLWPWDGGESTPVNQGPADVLSLLPHLSPDDIVTPTDTLNFRKYGYSYDTLKRGNHINS, from the coding sequence ATGAAAATCCACAAAAGTATTAAAGCAGTCATTATTAGTTGTATTGTTGCTGTGTTGGTCGTTTTTGGAACTCCGGCATTCTCTCATAATGTTGAGCATCGTGACCATAAGCAAGTATTAAATCAGGTGCAGGGCGATAGTTCAGATACCAAGCTGACTGTAGCTTATCACAACAGTGCTATTGATGAAATCAACAGTGCTCATTCTGATCTTGCTCCTCCAAACGAAAAACTTCTTATTAGCAGAAACAAAGCTTATGCAATAAGAAAGAATGTTGTTGACCTTACCCAAGAAGAGAAACAAGCATTCGTTGATGCTGTGCGTGCATTAAAAAATACAGTTCCGGAAGGTAGCAGTATCAGTATTTACGACCAGTTTGTTGCAGTGCACGTGGAAGCAATGGGGCTAATGTCAAGCGAAGCACAAGGTCCAGCTGCTGGCCATGATGGTGCCCATGAAAGTTCTCTATTACTACCGTGGCATCGTGAGTTTATACACCGATTTGAAAAAGCTTTGCAATCAGTCAACCCCAATGTCACACTTCCCTATTGGGATTGGACAGACCCTAAAGCGTTGGAAGTTATCTTTCAAGATGAGTTTTTGGGAGCAAATGGTCAAGGAGTCACCCTCAGCATTCCAGGTTTAGGTGATGTCCAAGGGGGACCTGTTGCATCCGGTCCTTTTTCAGCAGCCAATGGATGGATTTTGAACCCAAACTTACATATCAAGCCATCTGGAGAAACATTAGGTGAGGTTCTCTTACGCTTTTTGCAAGCGCCGCCTGTAAATACTTACCCTATTCCTAAAGAAGACTTGGACCAAATTCTTGCTGTTGACGACTATGACAGACTCCGCCAAGGTCTAGAAGGATTTTACAAATCCGATAGCCAGGGACAACTCACAATTCGTGGAGTCTTTATGCATAACTATATGCATGGGTTAGTCGGTGGAGGTAGTTTTGACTTTACCACGGGTCAGCTTAATCCTTTAGGCACAATGGCTAGTATTATCAGTTCTCCCTACGATCCAGTATTTTGGCTAATTCATTCCAATCTGGATCGCCTTTGGGCCGAATGGCAGGCAAATGGACATGCAGGTCCCAATTATTATCCTGCCAGTGGTGGACATTATGGAGAAAATCTCAACGACAGATTGTGGCCTTGGGATGGAGGTGAGTCCACACCGGTAAATCAGGGGCCAGCAGATGTGTTATCCTTACTTCCTCATTTGTCCCCAGATGATATTGTCACACCTACAGACACTCTGAATTTTAGAAAGTATGGGTATAGCTACGACACCCTTAAAAGGGGCAATCATATCAACTCATAA
- a CDS encoding PepSY-associated TM helix domain-containing protein has product MNSKQIRDFTFYIHRYLGLIVGLLLIIVGLTGSLLVFQREIDQFLVTQQFGQVIPQEQRVPIESVVETVKTAYASQPELKLSSINTLPDAHLPYRIWLEAPGDTRTQVFVNPYTGAIMGSRQWERTLIGFTFKLHYELLAGKIGEIIVGIAAFLLFILSITGIILWPGWRKLILGFKIKWNAHPKRTNFDIHKVAGIIAAVFLTMIAFTGVCWNFWDFSQPVIHVATFTPMPPKPVSQLIEGKSPLALGEILKKADVALPNAITTYISLPKTPEGVFRVGKKYPQETWKYGRSQVYLDQYTGKVIQLKNGLKASRADQVLNSFAPMHYGTYGGLPTRILYIFVGLSPLILSITGFVMWWYRYKGKNPRQKSMKVIESSVKSLSDLHR; this is encoded by the coding sequence ATGAACTCTAAACAAATACGTGACTTTACATTTTACATACACCGCTACCTCGGCTTAATTGTCGGACTACTGTTAATCATCGTCGGCTTAACTGGCAGTTTACTAGTCTTTCAGCGGGAAATCGACCAATTCCTAGTAACTCAACAGTTTGGGCAAGTTATTCCTCAAGAACAACGCGTCCCCATCGAGTCCGTAGTCGAAACCGTCAAAACCGCCTACGCCTCGCAACCTGAACTGAAACTATCAAGCATCAACACACTTCCAGATGCACACCTCCCCTATCGTATCTGGCTGGAAGCTCCTGGTGATACACGAACGCAAGTATTTGTCAATCCTTACACAGGTGCAATTATGGGTTCCCGTCAGTGGGAGCGTACATTGATTGGGTTCACCTTCAAACTCCACTACGAACTCCTAGCAGGCAAAATCGGAGAAATCATCGTTGGGATAGCCGCGTTTTTGCTTTTTATTCTTAGCATTACAGGAATTATTTTATGGCCTGGTTGGCGCAAACTGATTCTTGGCTTCAAAATCAAGTGGAATGCACATCCCAAACGAACTAACTTTGATATTCACAAGGTGGCAGGCATCATTGCGGCTGTTTTCCTTACTATGATTGCTTTCACAGGCGTGTGCTGGAATTTTTGGGATTTTTCCCAACCCGTCATCCACGTTGCAACTTTCACTCCCATGCCACCCAAACCAGTTTCTCAACTTATAGAGGGCAAATCACCTTTGGCGCTGGGCGAAATTCTCAAAAAAGCTGATGTTGCTTTACCAAATGCTATTACTACCTATATCAGTTTGCCAAAAACACCAGAAGGAGTTTTTAGGGTGGGTAAAAAATACCCTCAAGAAACGTGGAAGTACGGTCGCTCTCAAGTTTATCTCGACCAGTATACAGGTAAAGTAATACAACTAAAAAATGGCTTGAAGGCATCACGAGCTGATCAAGTTTTAAACTCGTTTGCACCAATGCACTATGGGACTTATGGTGGTTTACCTACCCGCATTTTATATATATTTGTCGGACTTTCACCACTGATTCTATCTATCACTGGCTTCGTTATGTGGTGGTATCGGTACAAAGGGAAAAATCCCAGACAAAAGTCAATGAAGGTGATTGAGTCTTCAGTAAAAAGTTTGTCGGACTTGCACCGCTGA
- a CDS encoding TonB-dependent siderophore receptor → MKIKQKLKALLLTNSIWMLVITPAWSQTVKAQRVQSSSSEQRLPVLSKAGLVKPITEIRRVNEIEHPVRSARMLVQSPAQETAPSSEVVQVTGVKANPTKKGVEVILQTSKGQALQLDNRSVGNNFIVDIPNAQLRMPSGEAFIFRSQKPIAGIAQITVVNKDANTIRLTVQGKSGVPIVELYESPNEGLIFSVASATGATQQGQQPQTQQPPASQPESETQPQRPSASGDEPIELVVTGQQDRYRAPDATTATKTDTPIRDIPASIQVVPRQVLEDQKAINLIDALRNVSGVSLGATGGLTSFPNQFTIRGFSTNNNNGSNYVNGIRIRGRTFSETANIEQVEVLKGPASVLYGQAEPGGIINTTTKQPLAEPYYGAELTVGSYDFYRPAIDISGPLNADKTARYRLNAAYRKSGSFVDFVDAERIAIAPVFSFDFGKNTTLTVEGDYQRSSIPDYDGLPAVGTVLRNPLGRVPKSRFLDDPNLRNQVYEDTLIGYRFQHKFSDNWSVRNAFNAELFSVDEDFVSPALQADNRTVTRTAFREPGTFDSQYYTLQTDLIGKLRTGSIKHDLLFGFDLFWGSTDRTTFTGTLPTLNLFNPVYDRAIVNFSRKSSDTFDQQNIFGLYVQDLISLTDNLKILLGGRFDWVDQSLNNRLTNRTFDRNDTAFSPRVGIVYQPISPVSLYASYSRSFLPAGLFSVNADGTTFKPTEGEQFEVGVKTEFLDGKLSATVAAYQITKQNVVAPDPTPGRSNFSIQVGEQQSQGIELDIVGQPIPGLNLIATYAYTDAEITKDTRPAFKGNQPNNVPQHGASLWAAYEIQSGGLKGFGFGAGLFFTGDRKGDLANTFTLPNYVRTDATIFYRRQNWRVGLNFKNLFDVDYFESARDRNAVFYGEPFTILGTLSVNF, encoded by the coding sequence ATGAAAATCAAGCAAAAGCTGAAAGCTCTGCTATTGACAAATTCTATTTGGATGTTAGTAATAACTCCTGCTTGGAGTCAGACGGTTAAAGCTCAACGAGTGCAGTCTAGTAGTTCTGAGCAACGATTACCTGTGCTGTCCAAGGCAGGGCTGGTTAAACCCATAACGGAAATTCGGCGAGTCAATGAGATAGAGCATCCAGTCAGGAGTGCCAGAATGCTGGTGCAGTCACCAGCACAAGAAACAGCGCCTTCAAGTGAAGTTGTGCAAGTTACAGGAGTCAAGGCAAATCCTACCAAAAAAGGTGTCGAGGTGATTTTACAAACCTCGAAAGGGCAGGCGTTGCAACTGGATAATCGTAGTGTTGGTAATAATTTTATTGTTGATATTCCCAATGCTCAATTGCGTATGCCGTCGGGTGAGGCATTTATATTCCGCTCCCAAAAACCAATTGCGGGTATTGCCCAGATAACAGTAGTAAATAAAGATGCCAATACGATCCGGCTAACCGTTCAGGGTAAGTCGGGTGTACCAATTGTTGAGTTGTATGAAAGTCCGAATGAGGGTCTGATTTTCTCTGTTGCTAGTGCAACAGGAGCCACCCAACAGGGGCAACAACCTCAAACACAACAACCACCTGCTAGTCAGCCTGAAAGTGAAACACAACCACAGAGACCATCAGCTTCTGGTGATGAGCCGATTGAGTTGGTGGTGACGGGACAGCAAGATAGGTATCGCGCACCAGATGCGACAACTGCAACGAAAACCGATACGCCCATCCGGGATATTCCAGCTTCAATTCAAGTCGTTCCCCGACAGGTGCTAGAAGACCAAAAAGCGATTAACCTGATTGATGCACTGCGTAATGTCAGTGGTGTTTCATTAGGAGCTACTGGTGGTTTAACTTCTTTTCCAAATCAATTTACAATTCGAGGCTTTTCAACTAATAACAATAACGGCAGCAATTATGTCAATGGCATTAGAATCAGAGGTCGCACATTCTCTGAAACAGCGAACATTGAGCAAGTTGAAGTTCTTAAAGGTCCAGCTTCGGTGCTTTACGGACAGGCTGAACCAGGTGGAATTATCAACACGACCACCAAGCAACCGCTGGCTGAGCCTTACTATGGTGCTGAATTGACGGTTGGTAGCTATGACTTTTATCGTCCTGCCATTGATATCTCAGGTCCATTGAATGCGGATAAAACTGCACGCTATCGTTTGAATGCTGCTTATCGAAAATCTGGTAGTTTTGTTGATTTTGTTGATGCTGAACGGATTGCGATCGCACCAGTATTCAGTTTTGACTTTGGCAAAAATACAACCCTAACCGTTGAGGGTGATTATCAGCGCAGTTCTATTCCAGACTACGACGGCTTACCTGCTGTCGGTACTGTTTTACGAAATCCCTTAGGACGTGTTCCTAAATCAAGGTTTCTCGACGATCCAAACCTCAGAAATCAGGTATACGAAGATACTTTAATTGGTTATCGATTCCAACATAAGTTTAGTGATAATTGGTCGGTTCGTAACGCATTCAATGCTGAACTCTTCAGTGTTGATGAGGATTTTGTTTCTCCAGCTCTTCAAGCAGACAACAGAACTGTAACACGTACTGCGTTCCGCGAACCAGGAACGTTTGATTCACAATACTACACCCTGCAAACCGATCTGATCGGCAAGCTTAGAACTGGTAGTATCAAACATGACCTTCTATTTGGTTTTGATTTGTTCTGGGGATCCACTGATCGTACGACATTTACTGGCACTCTACCAACGCTCAATTTGTTCAATCCAGTCTATGACAGAGCGATCGTCAATTTTTCTAGAAAGAGTAGTGACACTTTTGATCAACAAAATATATTTGGTCTCTATGTCCAAGATTTAATCTCATTAACAGACAACCTGAAAATTCTCTTGGGTGGACGGTTTGATTGGGTAGATCAATCGTTAAATAACCGATTGACTAACAGAACATTTGACCGAAACGACACAGCTTTTAGTCCTCGCGTGGGGATTGTTTATCAGCCGATTTCGCCAGTTTCCTTGTATGCCAGCTACAGTCGCTCGTTTTTGCCAGCGGGTTTATTTAGTGTCAATGCAGATGGGACAACGTTTAAGCCAACCGAGGGCGAACAATTTGAAGTGGGTGTAAAAACAGAGTTTCTAGACGGCAAACTGTCAGCAACAGTAGCAGCTTACCAAATCACCAAACAAAACGTTGTTGCACCAGATCCGACTCCTGGCAGATCAAACTTTAGCATCCAGGTGGGCGAACAACAAAGCCAGGGTATTGAGTTAGATATAGTCGGACAACCAATACCAGGATTAAATCTGATTGCCACCTACGCCTACACCGACGCAGAAATTACTAAAGATACTAGACCAGCTTTCAAGGGAAATCAACCTAACAACGTGCCACAACACGGTGCAAGTTTATGGGCTGCATATGAAATTCAGAGTGGAGGCTTGAAAGGTTTTGGATTCGGTGCAGGGTTGTTTTTCACAGGTGACAGAAAGGGAGACTTAGCAAATACTTTCACTTTGCCTAATTATGTGCGAACCGATGCGACGATTTTTTACCGTCGTCAAAATTGGCGAGTGGGGTTGAACTTTAAGAACCTTTTTGATGTGGATTATTTTGAAAGTGCCCGTGATAGAAATGCAGTCTTTTACGGCGAACCGTTTACGATTCTGGGGACACTTTCAGTGAATTTTTGA
- a CDS encoding ureidoglycolate lyase yields the protein MRLHLRGRRFHTITRHVQCTQCLGSLEGKDWLIAVGPPNNNIDQPSLEDIAAFRIPGNCFIKLEVGTWHAGPYFEHEVVDFYNLELSDTNVVDHFTHNFLNSHSLEFEFEIL from the coding sequence ATGAGGCTGCACCTCAGAGGGCGCAGATTTCACACCATCACTCGCCATGTGCAATGTACTCAGTGTTTAGGTTCGTTGGAAGGGAAGGACTGGTTGATTGCAGTTGGTCCTCCTAACAATAATATTGATCAACCATCTCTAGAAGACATCGCAGCTTTTCGCATTCCAGGAAATTGCTTCATCAAGTTAGAGGTAGGAACTTGGCACGCTGGACCTTATTTTGAGCATGAGGTTGTGGATTTTTACAATTTGGAATTGAGTGACACGAATGTTGTAGACCATTTCACTCACAATTTTCTTAACAGTCATAGTTTGGAGTTTGAGTTTGAGATTTTGTGA
- a CDS encoding reverse transcriptase domain-containing protein, giving the protein MVRHSHEISESWKNLPWKKFRKDLFRLQVRLFKAVKAGDKRKTRSLQKLILKSQAARFLAIRQVTQLNAGKKTAGIDGKASLNFEERFALEEKLKTNYINWHHNKLREIPIPKKDGKTRILKVPTIADRAWQCLAKYALEPAHEATFHARSYGFRPGRSAHDAQKQLANNLNSSSNGINKRVIELDIEKCFDRISHTTIMENLIAPKGLKIGIFRCLKAGIHPEFPEQGTPQGGVVSPLLANIALNGIESIHRYHEIAGRRITPNTPTKYIIEPSVRYADDMVIILRPEDNAREILERINQFLADRGMNISENKTKITASTDGFDFLGWKFKVQKNGKFRSIPSADNFKAFRKKVKNIVNCPNYGSKEKAEKLAPLVRGWRNYHRFCKMNGSRNSLWHINNRTFTVFNKETKNDRYSSKELVDKAFPAVPYSENSHVMVIGNKSPFDGDIPYWSKRNSKLYDGHTSKALKRQNHSCGICGMKMISSDTVHLHHVDGNHQNWKPKNCIAVHRECHQYHHMSKREQQP; this is encoded by the coding sequence ATGGTTAGGCACAGTCATGAGATTAGTGAATCATGGAAGAATCTGCCCTGGAAGAAATTTCGGAAAGATTTATTCCGCCTACAAGTTAGGTTATTTAAAGCAGTTAAAGCAGGAGACAAGCGAAAAACGCGGTCACTCCAAAAACTGATTCTGAAATCTCAAGCTGCAAGGTTCCTGGCTATTCGTCAAGTAACTCAGCTAAATGCCGGAAAAAAGACTGCGGGTATTGATGGCAAAGCGTCCCTCAATTTTGAAGAACGTTTTGCACTTGAGGAAAAACTCAAGACTAATTACATCAATTGGCATCATAACAAATTACGCGAAATTCCGATTCCAAAAAAGGACGGAAAAACTCGAATTCTCAAAGTCCCAACTATTGCAGACAGAGCTTGGCAATGCCTAGCAAAATATGCACTAGAACCAGCACACGAAGCAACATTCCACGCGAGAAGTTACGGATTCAGACCAGGCAGAAGTGCACACGATGCACAAAAACAACTGGCAAACAATCTAAACTCATCCTCAAATGGAATCAATAAACGAGTCATAGAACTTGATATTGAGAAATGTTTCGACAGGATAAGCCATACGACTATCATGGAAAACCTGATAGCACCAAAAGGGTTGAAAATCGGTATCTTCCGATGCCTAAAGGCAGGAATACACCCCGAATTTCCCGAACAAGGAACTCCCCAAGGTGGTGTAGTAAGTCCCTTATTAGCCAATATTGCGCTAAACGGAATCGAAAGTATCCATAGATATCATGAAATAGCAGGTAGAAGGATAACTCCAAATACCCCTACAAAATATATCATCGAACCATCAGTCAGATACGCTGACGATATGGTAATAATACTTAGACCCGAAGACAACGCAAGAGAAATACTTGAAAGAATAAATCAATTCCTTGCAGACAGAGGAATGAATATCAGTGAAAACAAGACTAAGATAACCGCCTCGACAGATGGGTTTGATTTTCTAGGCTGGAAATTCAAAGTACAGAAGAACGGAAAATTTAGAAGCATCCCTTCAGCGGACAATTTTAAAGCATTTCGTAAGAAAGTCAAAAACATCGTCAACTGCCCTAACTATGGTTCTAAGGAAAAAGCCGAAAAGCTCGCTCCTTTAGTTAGAGGATGGAGAAATTACCACCGCTTCTGCAAAATGAATGGGTCACGAAATTCATTGTGGCACATCAACAACAGAACATTCACGGTATTTAATAAGGAAACCAAGAATGACCGCTACTCAAGCAAAGAGCTTGTAGACAAGGCATTCCCAGCGGTTCCTTACTCCGAAAACAGTCATGTCATGGTCATAGGAAATAAATCACCATTTGACGGAGACATACCATACTGGAGCAAGCGCAACAGCAAGCTCTACGATGGGCACACCTCTAAAGCCCTGAAACGGCAGAATCATTCATGTGGAATATGTGGAATGAAGATGATATCTTCAGATACAGTCCATCTACATCACGTAGACGGAAATCATCAGAATTGGAAACCCAAGAACTGCATAGCAGTCCATCGAGAATGCCACCAATACCACCACATGAGCAAAAGGGAACAACAACCCTAA
- a CDS encoding DoxX family protein — MKKNNLKELLRVILAISMIVVGVTHFTSGDQYVRIVPPQLPYPLEIVYLSGFYEILGGIGLLVPPVSQATAWGLIALFIAVYPANINMAVNHIPIDNIPNSPWLQAIRLPFQAVFIAWAWWYTQPSDFDKQASIIPKSLIPEKLLRLE, encoded by the coding sequence ATGAAGAAAAATAATCTTAAAGAACTTCTTCGTGTCATTCTTGCTATATCTATGATTGTAGTTGGGGTAACGCACTTTACCTCTGGGGATCAATATGTCAGAATTGTGCCGCCGCAACTACCCTATCCTCTAGAAATTGTTTATCTTAGTGGCTTTTATGAAATATTGGGTGGTATCGGGTTATTAGTTCCGCCTGTCAGTCAAGCGACTGCTTGGGGACTTATTGCTCTTTTTATTGCTGTTTATCCGGCAAATATCAACATGGCGGTTAATCACATTCCCATTGACAATATACCCAATTCACCTTGGTTGCAAGCGATAAGACTTCCTTTTCAGGCTGTTTTCATTGCATGGGCTTGGTGGTATACACAACCTTCAGATTTTGACAAACAAGCTTCTATCATTCCTAAGTCACTCATTCCTGAGAAACTGCTGAGATTGGAATAA